From the genome of Bacteroidota bacterium, one region includes:
- a CDS encoding 2-hydroxyacyl-CoA dehydratase yields MKKIGITTTVPIEVLYAAGFTPVDMNNLFIESKNYSKFIDIAERDGFPKSMCAWIKGMYGACIENNISVIVGVIEGDCSNTKILSEILQRRGIKVYPFSFPFGRGIEEIEASIRKLISDLNAEYSEVEKLRNRFNKIRNLGIKLDELTYLENKANGWDNHFYLVNFSDFCGNPDNFETELTERLAEIEHSKANHYLVKLGYIGVPPMTSDIYKFANKYDATFVYNEVQREFAFPRYKSDRNIFEQYQNYTYPYNNEFRISEIKKQIKLRKIDAIIHYTQAFCHRAIENIILKEEIEIPIINIEGDKLNVLDARTKLRLEAFLDMVADIKKTEL; encoded by the coding sequence ATGAAAAAAATTGGAATAACAACAACAGTACCTATTGAGGTTCTTTATGCGGCAGGCTTCACTCCTGTTGATATGAACAATTTGTTTATTGAATCGAAAAACTATTCCAAATTTATTGATATTGCCGAGCGTGATGGCTTCCCGAAAAGCATGTGTGCCTGGATTAAGGGAATGTACGGAGCCTGCATTGAAAACAATATCTCAGTAATAGTTGGTGTCATTGAAGGAGATTGTTCGAACACCAAAATCCTAAGCGAAATTTTGCAAAGACGAGGAATAAAAGTTTATCCGTTTTCATTTCCTTTTGGAAGAGGTATTGAGGAGATAGAAGCCAGCATAAGGAAACTTATTTCAGACCTAAATGCAGAATATTCCGAAGTTGAAAAACTAAGGAATAGATTCAATAAAATTCGAAATTTGGGAATAAAATTAGATGAATTGACCTATCTCGAAAACAAAGCAAATGGCTGGGATAATCATTTTTATCTTGTAAACTTTAGCGATTTTTGCGGAAATCCAGATAATTTCGAAACAGAATTGACAGAAAGACTTGCAGAAATAGAACATAGCAAAGCAAATCACTACTTAGTAAAGCTTGGATATATAGGTGTTCCGCCAATGACTAGCGATATTTATAAGTTTGCAAATAAATACGATGCAACTTTTGTATATAACGAAGTTCAGAGAGAATTTGCCTTTCCGCGTTACAAATCAGATCGCAATATTTTTGAGCAATATCAAAATTATACCTATCCATACAATAATGAATTTAGAATTTCAGAAATAAAAAAGCAAATAAAACTCAGAAAAATTGATGCAATAATCCACTATACACAAGCATTTTGCCATAGAGCAATCGAAAATATTATTCTAAAAGAAGAAATTGAAATACCAATTATAAACATAGAAGGAGACAAACTCAATGTGCTCGATGCCAGAACGAAACTTCGATTAGAGGCATTTTTAGATATGGTAGCCGACATCAAAAAAACTGAACTATGA
- a CDS encoding GatB/YqeY domain-containing protein, whose product MSLVEKISADIKTAMKAKEKEKLTAIRAVKSALLLANTEKGADGEMSEDAEIKLLQKLVKQRKESAELYKSQNREDLYEQEIFEASVIEKYLPEQMSEEEIEEIIKQIIAELGASSMKDMGKVMGATNKKLAGKAEGRIIAAKVKELLK is encoded by the coding sequence ATGAGCTTAGTTGAAAAAATTAGTGCAGATATTAAAACTGCAATGAAAGCAAAGGAGAAAGAAAAACTTACTGCCATAAGAGCTGTTAAATCGGCACTTTTGCTTGCAAATACCGAAAAAGGTGCAGATGGTGAAATGTCGGAAGATGCTGAAATTAAATTGCTGCAAAAATTAGTGAAACAACGCAAAGAATCGGCAGAATTATATAAATCGCAAAACAGAGAAGATCTTTACGAACAAGAAATTTTTGAAGCATCGGTCATTGAAAAATATTTGCCTGAGCAAATGAGCGAAGAGGAAATTGAAGAAATCATTAAGCAAATAATTGCCGAGTTGGGTGCAAGTTCGATGAAAGATATGGGAAAGGTTATGGGAGCTACCAACAAAAAACTTGCTGGCAAAGCAGAAGGGCGAATTATTGCTGCAAAAGTTAAGGAACTATTGAAATAG